Proteins co-encoded in one Flavobacteriaceae bacterium MAR_2009_75 genomic window:
- a CDS encoding diaminopimelate decarboxylase encodes MNNADLLKIAKTYGDPVYVYDSEKIISQFQRLTDAFSTVKKLKLNYAAKALSNVAILKLMNSLGSGLDTVSIQEVQLGLLAGFKPESIIFTPNGVSLEEIEEASKLGVRINIDNLSILEQFGSKHPDIPVCIRINPHVMAGGNSKISVGHIDSKFGISIHQIPHLLRIVDVTKMNINGIHMHTGSDILDIDVFLYASEILFETAKNFKDLEFIDFGSGFKVPYNDGDIETNVEELGKKLGSRFNEFCKEYGRELTLAFEPGKFLVSEAGNFLAKVNVVKQTTSTVFASIDSGFNHMIRPMFYGSSHRIVNISNPQGRERYYSVVGYICETDTFASNRRINEISEGDILCFKNAGAYCFTMASNYNSRFRPPEVLWHEGKAILIRERESFDDLIKHQVDVKDLFAPKKEKATAK; translated from the coding sequence ATGAACAATGCCGATTTGCTCAAGATAGCAAAAACTTATGGAGATCCGGTTTATGTATATGATTCGGAAAAGATAATTTCTCAATTTCAACGTCTTACCGACGCTTTCAGCACAGTAAAGAAATTGAAACTGAACTATGCCGCGAAGGCACTTTCGAATGTTGCGATACTTAAATTGATGAACAGTTTAGGCAGCGGACTTGATACCGTTTCTATACAAGAGGTTCAATTAGGTCTTCTGGCCGGTTTCAAGCCCGAATCGATAATTTTCACCCCTAACGGTGTATCGTTGGAAGAAATTGAAGAAGCTTCTAAACTAGGGGTTCGAATAAATATCGATAATCTTTCTATTTTAGAACAATTTGGTAGTAAACACCCTGATATTCCAGTATGTATTCGTATCAATCCGCATGTGATGGCTGGCGGAAACTCAAAGATATCCGTAGGTCATATCGACTCTAAATTCGGAATCAGTATTCATCAAATTCCACATTTACTACGAATCGTTGATGTTACCAAAATGAACATCAACGGTATTCATATGCATACCGGTAGCGACATCTTAGATATAGATGTATTTCTATATGCATCTGAAATACTATTTGAAACCGCTAAGAACTTCAAGGATCTTGAATTCATCGATTTCGGTAGCGGTTTTAAAGTACCTTATAATGATGGTGATATAGAAACCAATGTCGAAGAGCTAGGTAAAAAATTAGGTTCTCGATTCAACGAATTTTGTAAAGAATACGGTAGAGAACTGACACTGGCTTTCGAACCAGGTAAGTTTTTGGTCAGTGAAGCCGGTAATTTTTTAGCAAAGGTTAATGTTGTAAAGCAAACAACCTCAACAGTCTTTGCCAGTATCGATTCTGGATTCAACCATATGATAAGACCTATGTTTTACGGTTCATCGCACCGAATTGTAAATATTTCAAATCCGCAGGGTAGAGAACGCTATTATTCAGTGGTCGGTTATATATGTGAAACCGATACTTTTGCCAGCAATCGCAGGATCAATGAGATTTCTGAAGGAGATATTCTTTGTTTTAAAAATGCGGGCGCCTATTGCTTCACTATGGCCAGTAATTACAATTCTAGATTCAGACCACCCGAAGTACTTTGGCACGAAGGAAAAGCGATTCTGATACGTGAGCGAGAGTCATTTGACGACCTCATCAAACACCAGGTAGATGTTAAAGACCTTTTCGCACCTAAAAAGGAAAAGGCAACTGCAAAATAA
- a CDS encoding iron complex outermembrane receptor protein — protein sequence MKKALILSFLLLTAISVGYTQEIMITGKVVDDQGVVLPGSDVIIKGTTKGTTTNFDGEFTIDAPADAILIFSSLGFASKEINVDGKKQIDIILVPAAEQLLETIVIGSRRQGRSKLDTPVPVDVINISQEAINMPQQDISQMLTAAAPSFTAFTSGGGDLSSFVSQPSLRGLAASQMLVLVNGKRRHTSAILAGNQTGTPGPGVDMRFIPSIGVDRIEILRDGASAQYGSDAIAGVINMVMKKGTGEFKGTLTAGAYTNKIGYDESSLTPEERELNRSIDGWDGQNFQFDGNYGIGFENGGYFNASIMLAQSERTIRPTVLSLDRAPLYDNLYLTNGRTTVNGNPIITNPELIAAQASGDANLISSLQTVEGLMAARNIEQIDVSTYSGLPAKTNMSLAFNLESPLTETSDFYAFGDIGYQYSDAYSCFYRRAAQSDRASYDLFPNGFRPQIYNDQYNISLAAGITGMIGDYDFDLSNTFGTNSAQYGMFNTWNASIGTGSPTDMNLGTHSFLQNTINMDASHFYEDILSGLNIAFGGELRFENYIIEAGQEESWTAGDAGVITATEDNQSLIGPDGFPLEDLNGNPYVDELGNPTTLEYAGVSQLLVKNYALNCQCFRGFAPENEGNSWRSVMAAYVDMELDLTEDFLMSGALRVENYSDFGNVLTGKLAGRYAIGDNFSLRGSFSSGFRAPSLQELNYSHSYTFFIDLVPFDGTLYPNNSSAASALGIGALQEERSRNYSLGFTTKIGKFDVTVDAYKIDIFDRIFETGEFDSTDAPVLDPIIGSGLASFRINGGDISTKGIEAVVNYNTRLGDSKLGFVLAGTFRENKFEDVNLPDLNTNLTDEELTDNYVSRSLIGQFETGTPSSKIIGTVNYSIGKFSAMLRGTRYGSVQTRDNNLRTLVPEGIQGYADQYFTPEFTTDVGLTYEFTDALSLTIGGNNIFNEYPEILRYELRGFNLYSQYQQGSAGAYYFGRLTINL from the coding sequence ATGAAGAAAGCTCTAATACTGTCATTCTTATTGCTAACTGCAATCTCCGTAGGTTACACGCAGGAGATAATGATAACCGGAAAGGTTGTCGATGACCAAGGGGTAGTTTTACCCGGTAGCGATGTAATCATTAAAGGTACCACCAAGGGCACCACTACCAATTTTGACGGTGAGTTCACAATTGACGCGCCAGCAGACGCTATATTAATTTTCTCATCATTGGGTTTTGCGTCAAAGGAAATAAACGTTGACGGTAAAAAACAAATCGATATTATTCTCGTTCCTGCAGCCGAACAATTGTTAGAAACCATTGTCATCGGCTCACGTAGACAGGGACGGTCGAAATTGGACACCCCCGTACCTGTAGATGTAATCAACATTTCTCAAGAAGCCATTAACATGCCACAGCAAGACATTTCACAGATGCTAACGGCAGCAGCGCCATCCTTCACTGCTTTTACGAGTGGAGGTGGCGACCTTTCTTCTTTTGTAAGCCAACCTAGTCTAAGGGGGCTCGCCGCTAGCCAAATGCTTGTGCTCGTCAACGGTAAACGAAGGCACACCTCTGCAATTTTGGCCGGCAACCAAACCGGTACCCCAGGCCCTGGTGTAGACATGAGGTTTATTCCCTCGATTGGTGTAGACCGTATAGAAATACTTAGAGATGGGGCATCGGCACAATATGGTTCCGATGCCATTGCCGGTGTAATAAATATGGTAATGAAAAAGGGCACCGGTGAATTCAAAGGAACTTTGACTGCCGGAGCTTACACCAACAAAATTGGCTATGATGAATCTTCACTTACCCCTGAAGAAAGAGAACTCAATAGGTCTATCGATGGCTGGGACGGGCAGAATTTTCAATTTGACGGTAATTACGGTATTGGCTTTGAAAACGGAGGATACTTTAATGCCTCTATAATGTTGGCCCAGTCGGAAAGGACCATACGGCCTACCGTTTTATCACTTGACAGAGCCCCTCTTTATGATAATTTATACCTAACAAATGGCCGAACTACCGTAAACGGAAATCCGATAATAACCAACCCAGAATTAATTGCCGCGCAAGCAAGTGGCGATGCCAACCTAATTAGCTCTCTTCAAACTGTAGAGGGTTTAATGGCCGCAAGAAATATTGAACAAATTGATGTTTCTACCTATTCGGGCCTTCCGGCAAAAACAAATATGAGCTTGGCTTTTAACTTAGAGAGTCCGTTAACGGAAACTTCCGATTTCTATGCCTTTGGCGATATTGGTTATCAGTATTCCGATGCTTATAGCTGCTTTTACAGAAGAGCTGCTCAATCAGACAGGGCCAGTTATGATTTATTCCCCAATGGTTTTCGCCCACAAATCTATAATGACCAGTATAACATTTCATTGGCAGCGGGCATCACAGGTATGATCGGAGACTATGATTTCGACCTGAGCAATACCTTCGGCACCAACTCTGCACAATATGGAATGTTCAATACTTGGAATGCCAGTATCGGTACAGGTTCGCCGACTGATATGAACCTCGGCACCCATAGTTTTTTACAAAATACCATCAATATGGATGCTTCTCATTTTTATGAAGACATTCTTTCAGGCCTAAACATAGCCTTTGGTGGTGAACTAAGATTCGAAAACTATATTATCGAAGCCGGACAGGAAGAAAGCTGGACAGCTGGAGATGCAGGGGTTATCACCGCAACAGAAGACAACCAATCGTTGATCGGACCGGATGGCTTTCCTCTAGAAGATTTGAATGGAAATCCGTACGTAGACGAACTTGGAAATCCGACTACATTGGAATATGCCGGAGTTAGTCAATTATTGGTTAAAAATTACGCCTTGAACTGCCAGTGTTTTAGAGGATTCGCACCCGAAAACGAAGGCAATAGCTGGAGGTCAGTAATGGCAGCCTATGTGGATATGGAGCTTGACCTGACCGAAGATTTTTTAATGTCAGGTGCGTTAAGAGTAGAAAACTACTCAGATTTTGGTAACGTATTGACCGGTAAATTGGCAGGTCGCTATGCAATTGGAGACAACTTTTCACTTCGAGGCTCTTTCAGTAGCGGATTCAGAGCACCCTCTTTACAAGAATTGAATTACTCGCACAGTTATACATTTTTTATCGATTTGGTGCCCTTCGACGGTACCTTATACCCAAACAATAGTTCTGCAGCCAGTGCTTTGGGCATCGGAGCCTTACAAGAAGAAAGATCTAGAAACTACAGCTTAGGTTTCACCACTAAAATTGGCAAGTTTGACGTAACTGTTGACGCTTATAAAATTGACATTTTCGACAGAATTTTTGAAACGGGGGAATTTGATTCTACCGACGCACCTGTGTTAGACCCAATAATCGGTAGCGGTTTGGCAAGTTTTAGGATCAACGGTGGTGATATAAGTACAAAAGGTATAGAGGCGGTAGTTAATTACAATACTAGATTAGGTGATAGTAAATTAGGTTTTGTTTTGGCAGGTACTTTCAGAGAAAACAAATTCGAAGATGTTAATCTTCCTGATCTCAACACTAACCTTACCGATGAAGAATTAACCGATAACTACGTCAGTCGTTCATTAATCGGTCAGTTCGAAACCGGTACGCCGAGTAGCAAAATTATCGGTACGGTCAACTATTCTATCGGTAAGTTCTCAGCTATGCTCAGAGGTACCAGATACGGGTCTGTACAAACTAGAGACAACAACCTAAGAACTTTAGTGCCTGAAGGCATACAAGGCTACGCCGATCAGTACTTTACGCCCGAGTTCACTACCGACGTAGGTCTAACTTACGAGTTTACTGATGCCTTAAGCTTAACAATTGGTGGCAACAATATTTTTAACGAGTATCCAGAAATATTAAGATACGAACTACGTGGATTTAATCTTTACTCTCAATACCAACAAGGTTCTGCAGGCGCCTATTATTTTGGAAGACTAACCATTAACTTGTAA
- a CDS encoding IMP dehydrogenase yields the protein MQAHLNKILGEGLTYDDVLLVPSYSEVLPREVNIQTKFTRNITINVPVVSAAMDTVTESRMAIAIAQEGGIGVLHKNMTIDQQAIKVRKVKRAESGMILDPVTLPLDSKVKDAKASMKEFSIGGIPIVDDQGKLLGIVTNRDLRFEKNNERPISEVMTSENLVTVGEGTSLEQAEDILQENKIEKLPVVDKDYTLVGLITFRDITKLTLKPSANKDQYGRLRVAAAIGVTPDAVDRAEALVEAGVDAVVIDTAHGHTRGVVNVLKEVKKKFPDLEVIVGNIATAEAAKYLVEAGADAVKVGIGPGSICTTRVVAGVGFPQFSAVLEVASAIKGTGVPVIADGGIRYTGDIPKAIAAGADTVMLGSLLAGTKESPGETIIYEGRKFKSYRGMGSVEAMKEGSKDRYFQDVEDDIKKLVPEGIVGRVPYKGELYESIHQFIGGLRAGMGYCGAKDIEDLKEKGKFVKITSSGIAESHPHDVTITKESPNYSR from the coding sequence CTCGGAGAAGGTCTTACTTATGACGATGTACTGCTAGTACCGTCCTATTCTGAAGTGCTTCCTAGAGAAGTGAACATTCAAACCAAATTTACTCGTAACATCACTATCAATGTGCCAGTGGTATCCGCTGCTATGGATACGGTTACGGAATCAAGAATGGCAATCGCCATTGCCCAAGAAGGGGGTATCGGGGTACTGCATAAGAATATGACTATCGACCAGCAAGCTATCAAGGTGCGTAAGGTAAAACGAGCGGAGAGTGGCATGATCTTGGACCCTGTTACTTTGCCCTTAGACAGTAAGGTCAAAGATGCGAAGGCTAGCATGAAAGAGTTTAGTATAGGGGGTATTCCTATCGTTGATGATCAAGGTAAACTTTTGGGCATAGTAACCAATCGCGACCTTCGCTTTGAAAAAAACAATGAAAGGCCTATTTCTGAAGTTATGACCTCTGAGAACTTGGTTACTGTAGGTGAAGGAACTTCATTGGAGCAAGCTGAAGATATTCTTCAAGAGAATAAGATTGAAAAACTTCCTGTAGTTGATAAGGATTATACCTTGGTCGGACTCATAACTTTTAGGGATATTACGAAGTTAACCTTAAAGCCAAGTGCCAATAAGGATCAATATGGTCGATTACGTGTCGCCGCTGCTATTGGGGTGACGCCAGATGCCGTCGATAGGGCAGAAGCCTTGGTTGAAGCTGGGGTAGATGCCGTTGTTATTGATACTGCCCATGGCCATACCCGGGGTGTTGTCAATGTACTGAAAGAAGTAAAGAAAAAATTCCCTGATCTTGAAGTTATAGTAGGGAATATTGCGACGGCCGAGGCCGCCAAATATTTGGTCGAGGCAGGCGCTGATGCTGTTAAAGTAGGTATAGGGCCTGGTTCAATCTGTACAACCAGAGTAGTTGCCGGTGTTGGGTTTCCACAATTTTCAGCTGTTCTTGAAGTCGCTTCGGCCATAAAAGGAACAGGAGTTCCTGTAATTGCAGACGGTGGTATTAGATATACAGGTGATATCCCTAAAGCGATTGCTGCAGGTGCAGATACGGTCATGTTAGGATCACTTCTGGCAGGTACCAAAGAATCTCCCGGGGAAACGATTATTTATGAAGGCCGAAAATTCAAGTCGTATCGTGGCATGGGATCAGTTGAAGCCATGAAAGAGGGCAGCAAGGATCGTTACTTTCAAGATGTGGAAGACGATATCAAAAAACTGGTGCCTGAAGGCATTGTGGGTCGTGTACCGTATAAAGGTGAACTTTATGAAAGTATTCACCAGTTTATAGGTGGATTACGTGCCGGAATGGGTTATTGTGGAGCGAAAGATATTGAAGACTTAAAAGAAAAAGGAAAGTTCGTTAAAATTACTTCTAGTGGTATTGCTGAAAGTCACCCGCATGATGTTACCATCACCAAAGAGTCGCCAAATTATAGTAGGTAG
- a CDS encoding thioredoxin-related protein, translated as MVPKLTNIMKTSITTLSHSALTLILFLSIICVANAQEVEWLSWDEATELATTEKNPKKIFVDVYTDWCGWCKKMDKDTFQNSEVAAYMTDNFYMVKLDGEGKEPIEFKGKTYKFVPSGRKGYHELAAALLQGRLSYPTTIFLDEEMNMLSPVPGYQKPKPFLNIARYFGDNIYKDKDWEAYSGKGK; from the coding sequence ATGGTACCAAAGCTAACGAACATAATGAAGACATCTATAACTACCCTATCTCACAGCGCCTTAACATTAATTTTATTTCTTAGCATTATATGTGTTGCTAATGCTCAAGAAGTTGAATGGTTAAGCTGGGATGAGGCTACCGAGTTGGCCACTACAGAAAAAAATCCGAAGAAAATTTTTGTTGATGTTTACACCGACTGGTGTGGCTGGTGCAAAAAAATGGATAAAGACACCTTTCAAAACTCTGAAGTAGCGGCGTATATGACCGACAACTTCTATATGGTAAAATTAGATGGCGAAGGCAAAGAACCCATTGAGTTCAAAGGAAAGACCTATAAATTCGTGCCTTCGGGCAGAAAAGGGTACCATGAATTGGCCGCCGCTCTTTTGCAAGGCAGGTTAAGCTACCCGACCACTATATTCTTAGATGAGGAAATGAATATGCTTTCACCCGTACCCGGATATCAAAAACCGAAACCTTTTCTGAATATCGCACGATATTTTGGCGATAATATTTACAAGGATAAGGATTGGGAAGCCTACTCAGGAAAGGGGAAATAG
- a CDS encoding histidinol-phosphate aminotransferase, protein MEKLNRRAWLKRGALTAAGAMVMPQLSFGETPMAKLKFDSQGRTIYSPFFKEFNAESFPETGKLLAKLNANENPYGPSPMAVKAFQGSTNLGNRYAWRELFDLMDKIAVKEGVKIENIMMGPGSSDLLEKTAMVMFAEGGNVVSADPSYMSLIKVAQATGASWKPIPLKEDWSHDLKAMEAAIDDETKLVYICNPNNPTGSMTDHAELVDFCSRVSEKVPVFVDEAYMGFLEDGDEKSMVSLVAEGKDVIIARTFSKIHGMAGLRVGYIAALESTLDKIQDITRGGMGITYPSVYAASASMDDVEFQNKSRKLNAECREFVYATLEKMGYSYVPSSTSFILFPIEMEGKKFLEKMTAEGVGVRAFDIMDKNWCRVSMGTMEEMKIFASALQKVLV, encoded by the coding sequence ATGGAAAAATTAAACAGAAGAGCATGGTTGAAGCGAGGCGCTTTAACTGCTGCTGGGGCAATGGTAATGCCTCAACTTTCATTCGGGGAAACTCCTATGGCCAAATTGAAATTCGATTCACAGGGCAGAACCATTTACAGTCCGTTTTTCAAAGAATTCAACGCAGAATCGTTTCCTGAGACCGGCAAGCTATTAGCGAAATTGAACGCGAACGAAAATCCCTATGGTCCATCTCCAATGGCCGTGAAAGCCTTTCAAGGCTCCACCAACCTTGGCAATAGATACGCTTGGAGAGAATTATTTGATTTGATGGACAAAATTGCCGTCAAAGAGGGTGTGAAAATAGAAAATATTATGATGGGGCCCGGCTCCTCAGATTTGTTGGAGAAAACAGCCATGGTCATGTTTGCAGAAGGGGGTAACGTAGTTTCTGCAGACCCTTCTTATATGTCTTTGATCAAAGTAGCTCAGGCAACAGGTGCATCTTGGAAACCCATACCATTAAAAGAAGACTGGTCTCATGACCTAAAAGCCATGGAGGCCGCTATTGATGATGAGACTAAATTGGTCTATATCTGTAACCCCAATAACCCTACCGGTAGCATGACCGATCACGCAGAGCTGGTAGATTTCTGCTCTCGTGTTTCTGAAAAAGTACCCGTATTTGTAGATGAGGCCTATATGGGCTTTCTAGAAGATGGCGACGAGAAGAGTATGGTTTCTCTAGTCGCCGAAGGAAAAGATGTAATCATTGCCAGAACCTTTTCAAAAATTCATGGTATGGCTGGTTTAAGGGTAGGCTATATCGCAGCATTAGAATCGACTTTAGATAAGATTCAAGATATTACAAGGGGCGGCATGGGTATTACCTACCCTTCCGTATATGCTGCTAGTGCTAGTATGGACGATGTTGAATTTCAGAACAAATCAAGAAAATTGAATGCCGAATGCCGAGAGTTTGTCTATGCGACCCTAGAGAAAATGGGGTATTCATATGTGCCTTCTTCCACTAGTTTTATTTTGTTTCCCATAGAAATGGAAGGAAAGAAATTTCTTGAGAAAATGACTGCTGAGGGTGTAGGTGTGCGTGCGTTTGATATCATGGACAAGAATTGGTGCCGTGTAAGCATGGGCACTATGGAAGAGATGAAAATCTTCGCCTCTGCATTACAGAAAGTGCTCGTTTAA
- a CDS encoding succinyl-CoA synthetase beta subunit — MNLHEYQGKEILASFGVRIQRGIVAHNAKEAVEAAKQLTAETGTGWHVIKAQVHAGGRGKGGGVKLAKNLKEVEELAGNIIGMNLITPQTSAEGKKVHKVLVAEDVYYPGDSEPDEFYMSVLLNRGTSRNMIMYSTEGGMDIEEVAESTPHLIFTEEIDPATGLLPFQARKIAFNLGLSGTAFKEMTKFVTSLYKAYVESDSSMFEINPVLKTSDDKIMAVDAKVSIDDNALFRRKQYAEMRDLREENPIEVEAREVGLNYVDLDGNVGCMVNGAGLAMATMDLIKMAGGEPANFLDVGGTADAKRVEEAFRIILKDPEVKAILINIFGGIVRCDRVAQGVVDAYKNMGDAIKVPIIVRLQGTNAELAKEIIDNSGLAVHSAVQFQEAADKVKEVLA, encoded by the coding sequence ATGAATCTTCACGAATATCAAGGAAAGGAAATTTTGGCCAGTTTTGGTGTGCGCATTCAGCGTGGTATCGTGGCCCACAATGCAAAGGAGGCTGTAGAGGCTGCCAAACAACTGACTGCTGAAACTGGCACCGGATGGCACGTTATCAAGGCCCAAGTTCATGCTGGGGGTAGAGGTAAAGGTGGCGGAGTAAAGTTGGCCAAGAACCTGAAAGAAGTGGAAGAGTTGGCAGGTAATATTATCGGTATGAATCTTATTACACCGCAAACATCTGCCGAAGGTAAAAAGGTGCATAAGGTTTTAGTGGCCGAAGATGTATACTACCCAGGGGATAGTGAGCCTGACGAGTTCTATATGTCAGTTCTTTTGAATAGGGGAACAAGTAGAAATATGATAATGTATTCTACCGAGGGAGGTATGGATATTGAGGAAGTTGCCGAGAGCACACCTCATTTGATATTTACGGAAGAAATAGACCCAGCAACAGGTTTATTGCCTTTTCAAGCGCGTAAGATAGCTTTCAACTTAGGCTTATCGGGTACAGCATTCAAAGAAATGACCAAATTCGTTACTTCACTTTATAAGGCCTATGTCGAAAGTGATTCGAGTATGTTCGAAATCAACCCGGTATTAAAGACTTCCGACGATAAGATTATGGCAGTCGATGCCAAAGTTTCTATTGATGATAATGCCCTTTTCCGTAGAAAGCAGTACGCAGAAATGCGCGATTTACGCGAAGAAAACCCAATCGAGGTCGAAGCACGTGAAGTTGGTCTTAATTACGTTGATTTAGATGGCAATGTCGGATGTATGGTAAACGGCGCCGGATTAGCAATGGCCACGATGGACCTTATTAAAATGGCCGGGGGCGAACCAGCTAACTTTTTAGATGTAGGTGGTACGGCAGATGCGAAGAGAGTAGAAGAGGCTTTCCGGATCATACTTAAAGACCCAGAGGTAAAAGCGATATTGATCAATATTTTTGGAGGTATCGTAAGATGTGATCGAGTTGCGCAAGGTGTTGTCGATGCCTATAAGAATATGGGAGATGCCATAAAGGTGCCAATTATTGTTCGTTTACAGGGTACTAATGCTGAACTGGCGAAAGAAATTATAGATAATTCAGGATTGGCCGTTCATTCAGCGGTTCAATTTCAAGAGGCTGCCGACAAAGTCAAAGAAGTATTGGCGTAA